The window ATTAATGACTTCTGGCTTTTTTAGTAGCGGTATGTTTGAGTTCAGACTGACCTAACACCGCAGACTAGTAAAAATCCCTGTGTACCTTAATTGTCAGCCAAGTAACTCACTCAAATCTTGGACAACAATATCCGCTCCGTTTTTTTGCAGTGCCTCAGGATCTCCTTTGCGATCGACTCCAACCACGAGTCCAAATCCACCGTCGTGACCCGCCTGGACACCTGAAATAGCATCCTCAAAAACAATCGTTCGCTTTGGTTCAACCCCAAGTTGTTTTGCCCCCAACAGAAAAGCATCTGGGGCAGGTTTTCCAGCCAGGTGCAATTCATCGACTAGATTGCCATCAACCACAGCAGCAAAGAAATGCTCAATTCCAGCCACCTTAAGCACAGCTTTGCAATGGTGACTTGATGACACAACCGCTAATTTGAACCCGCGATCGCTCAAATGACGGATGAGAGCAAGTGATCCTTCGTATACCTCAATTCCTTTTGCCTGAAGTACTTCGTTAAAAAAAACGTCCTTGAAATTACCAAGGGCACAAACCGTATCATAGCCAGGAGGAGCGGATGGCTCTCCATAAGCTAACTGAATGCCTCTCGATTCCAAAAAACTTTGAACGCCAACATACCGCATTTTTCCATCAACATACAGCTTGTAGTCATTCTGGATATCGAAGGGTTGAAAGGGTTCATCGGTCTCTTCAGCCCGTTGCTTAAGAAACCCATCAAATATCCGTTTCCAGCAATCAGCATGAACCTTCGCGGTTGCGGTGATCACGCCATCTAAATCAAATAGGACAGCATCAAACTGACTCAAAGCGATGGATGAGTTGAACTGGCTCACAAAAATATCTCCTATCACCAAAGTAGCCCCCAAATCTCAATCAGCAATCCCTTAGGGGCAGAACAACACTCATAGGGATTTGTTTTGATGAAGTCGTTACCCTTCGCCTTCGTTTTAGCGCTTGAAGCAATTCTCTGCATTCCCTAAGACCTGGATAGTTTTCTGTGAAAGACGTTTCACGGCTGGTTGCTGCACCTATAAAAAATTACTGAGTAAATTTTGCTATTGGTAAATTGTCTATTCATCTACCTAGGGGTTATTGGCTGGTTTGTCTGCTTGCTTAACGAGCTCTACAGCTTTCGCCGTCAGCTTAGCGATCGCCCGCTTGGCCTCTTGAGACTTTGAATCAAGCTCGTCTAATATCGCAGCATATTGCTTCTCGACACGGGGCTGAGCGTCAATAGAGGTTAGCTTGTACTCTATCGTCTTTTGACGGGAACCACAGCTGGCTAGACTGAAGGTTGCGATCGCTGCCTAGGTAAATAGGGCTAACTTCCTCAAAGGTCTACTCCTGAGCCGTAGTTTCATAACGTTAACCTGGCCGAGCAGGCGATCGCTCTGTGACGCAGAACTTAAGCCAAGCTATCAGTCTTACTGGTTTAAGACATCTTTTCTGTGTTGGGGGGCAGCCGCGATCGCCGCAACTTCTGCCAGTAGCGCTTGAGAAACTCCCATCTCCTTGAGCGTTGCCATCAGGTTTTCTGCAACGGCATCAAAGTGTTCGCTGTTTAAACCTTGCTTTTCTACCAACTCTTTGTGGGCTTTCCGCATATAACGACCGTCGTATTTATTAGTTCCGCCAAAGGCATAGGTCAGAAAAGCCTTCTGGTGTGCCCGTTGTTTTACCATATCTACATTGGCAAAGAAGTGCTTGATGCGCTCATCCTGCAAGACTCGCTGATAGAATTTGTCAACCGCTAAGTCAACAGCCGCCGCACCACCGAGTTTTTCAAATAAAGTCGTCATAATTCTCCTCATCCTTTTCAGCAATTGCTTGACTACACTTCAACCGGTTCTTTTTCTGCTGCTTGCACAATTTGTCCGGTTGCCGTAGCGATCGCGGCTCTCACCGACTCTGGCAAGGCAGGGCTGTTTTCGGTGTGAGGGCTTTGGAACGTATCTTGTGCTTCAGGCTGTTGACAGGCAATCATCGTCTTGACATGCTCTAATTCGTCTTCGCGAACGGCAACAAAGACATCATAGAGATTCTCAATTTGAGGACGACGAAATGCCTCAGGATGCGTCGTTTGGAATTCGTCAAACATATACAAGTCGCCATCCCGGTAGTAGTTGATTGCGACTTCTGGCGCAGGCATTTGTTTGAGGACTTCACCGTGCTCTTGGAGAAACAGGTCGTAGGTGTGGTAGGCGTGCTCTTCAACATGCTGCATGAAGTGGTAGGCAGCGCGGGGATTGAGGATATACACCAAAACAATCACCCAGTAGTAAATCAATCCGCCAATCCGAGCCAGGGAGCGATCGTACCAGTGGTCGTTGCCACCGAGAGATTCGGCAATCAGGAGATGATGCAGTTCATTCCAGGACTCAGCAAAATGCACTTTCAGCCAGTCCGATTTGCGCCACCAGCCCATCGTTTCATATAAATGCAAGACCGAGGTGTAGGCAAAATAAGGCACCCGAGCCACTGTTTCTAGGACAAAAAATCGTGCAAAAATGCGATCGCGACCTTGATAAAAGGTGTTGAGTAGCGCTTCTAAGAAGTTGACGAGCAGTCGTATCATGATTTAGTTCCTCCAAAGCTGCTATCGCAATCGATAGGGATAGAATTGCCGCCTTCATAACCAGGACAAGTAAAAAGAGGCAAGAAAACAGGTGATGACTCTCACTTTGCCAAATTGTTCTCACCCAGGATATGAGCTACCTCATAAACCTAGATCTGGTTGGGTGCAGG of the Trichocoleus sp. FACHB-46 genome contains:
- a CDS encoding group 1 truncated hemoglobin; its protein translation is MTTLFEKLGGAAAVDLAVDKFYQRVLQDERIKHFFANVDMVKQRAHQKAFLTYAFGGTNKYDGRYMRKAHKELVEKQGLNSEHFDAVAENLMATLKEMGVSQALLAEVAAIAAAPQHRKDVLNQ
- a CDS encoding beta-phosphoglucomutase family hydrolase codes for the protein MSQFNSSIALSQFDAVLFDLDGVITATAKVHADCWKRIFDGFLKQRAEETDEPFQPFDIQNDYKLYVDGKMRYVGVQSFLESRGIQLAYGEPSAPPGYDTVCALGNFKDVFFNEVLQAKGIEVYEGSLALIRHLSDRGFKLAVVSSSHHCKAVLKVAGIEHFFAAVVDGNLVDELHLAGKPAPDAFLLGAKQLGVEPKRTIVFEDAISGVQAGHDGGFGLVVGVDRKGDPEALQKNGADIVVQDLSELLG
- a CDS encoding alternative oxidase; translated protein: MIRLLVNFLEALLNTFYQGRDRIFARFFVLETVARVPYFAYTSVLHLYETMGWWRKSDWLKVHFAESWNELHHLLIAESLGGNDHWYDRSLARIGGLIYYWVIVLVYILNPRAAYHFMQHVEEHAYHTYDLFLQEHGEVLKQMPAPEVAINYYRDGDLYMFDEFQTTHPEAFRRPQIENLYDVFVAVREDELEHVKTMIACQQPEAQDTFQSPHTENSPALPESVRAAIATATGQIVQAAEKEPVEV